The following are encoded in a window of Acidobacteriota bacterium genomic DNA:
- a CDS encoding serine hydrolase produces the protein MNTITKLCALLVLTAMIGGDLEAQEKAPPLQTKTKLAQLTASLEQRIPLLMKEADVPGLALALIRDGKPVWQHSFGVKNATTNEPVTDATVFEAASLSKPVFAYAIMKLVDAGKFDLDTPLNQYLPGNYEVGDDPRLGQITARRVLSHTTGFPNWRNGQLKIYLDPGTRFSYSGEGFVYLAKTIEHLTGEKFNDFMQRMVFAPLGMTSSSYVWRDTYDNLKTFRHNSRGLPVSQNKTPAGAANAAASLHTTAQDYARFVAAILNGTGLKPATRKLMLTPQTQVIAGGANSLNNPNPKPLADVAWGLGWGLQTTPEAASKDGLSFWHWGDNGDSKAYVVAFEKQKLGVVFFANSANGLSIAREIVAAAVGGAQPALAWLNYESYQSPGRTLFKTILTKGAEAALTEYRAARAGHPASETVNENQMNRLGYDLLGMKRMKDALEVFKQNVADYPKSANAYDSLGEAYATNGERELAIKNYERSLELNPGNAGGIEALKKLRENNGAGKP, from the coding sequence ATGAACACAATCACAAAGCTTTGCGCGTTGCTCGTACTGACGGCAATGATTGGTGGCGATCTTGAGGCGCAGGAAAAAGCGCCGCCCTTACAAACCAAAACCAAACTCGCACAACTCACCGCAAGCCTCGAACAGCGCATTCCGCTATTGATGAAAGAAGCGGATGTGCCCGGCTTGGCGCTAGCCTTGATCCGTGACGGCAAGCCCGTCTGGCAACACAGCTTCGGCGTCAAAAACGCCACGACGAATGAGCCGGTCACTGACGCCACCGTCTTTGAAGCCGCCAGCCTGAGCAAACCCGTTTTCGCTTACGCGATCATGAAGCTGGTGGACGCGGGCAAATTCGATTTGGACACGCCGCTCAATCAATACCTGCCCGGCAATTACGAGGTCGGCGACGATCCGCGTTTGGGCCAGATCACGGCGCGGCGCGTGTTGAGCCACACGACGGGCTTTCCGAACTGGCGCAACGGCCAGCTCAAAATCTATCTCGACCCCGGCACGCGCTTCAGCTATTCGGGCGAAGGCTTTGTCTATCTCGCCAAAACCATCGAGCATCTGACGGGTGAGAAATTCAACGATTTCATGCAACGCATGGTCTTTGCGCCGCTGGGCATGACCAGCAGCAGCTATGTTTGGCGCGACACTTACGACAATCTCAAAACCTTCCGCCACAATTCACGCGGCCTGCCTGTCAGCCAGAACAAAACGCCCGCCGGCGCAGCCAACGCCGCCGCCAGCTTGCACACGACCGCGCAGGATTATGCCCGCTTCGTCGCGGCCATTTTGAACGGCACCGGATTGAAGCCGGCGACGCGCAAGCTGATGCTGACGCCGCAAACCCAGGTCATCGCGGGCGGCGCGAATTCGCTCAACAATCCGAACCCGAAACCATTAGCCGATGTGGCCTGGGGACTGGGCTGGGGCTTGCAAACGACGCCAGAGGCAGCGTCAAAAGATGGTTTGTCGTTCTGGCATTGGGGCGACAACGGCGACAGCAAGGCGTATGTCGTCGCGTTTGAGAAACAGAAACTCGGCGTGGTCTTTTTCGCCAACAGCGCCAACGGCCTTTCGATTGCGCGCGAAATCGTGGCCGCAGCCGTCGGTGGCGCGCAACCGGCGCTGGCCTGGTTAAATTACGAGTCTTACCAATCACCGGGCCGCACGCTTTTCAAAACCATTCTCACCAAAGGTGCCGAAGCTGCGCTTACTGAATACCGCGCCGCGCGCGCAGGCCACCCCGCCAGTGAAACCGTGAATGAAAACCAGATGAACCGCCTCGGCTATGACCTGCTGGGCATGAAGCGGATGAAAGACGCCCTCGAAGTTTTCAAACAAAACGTCGCGGATTACCCGAAATCCGCCAACGCCTACGACAGTTTGGGCGAAGCGTATGCAACCAACGGTGAACGCGAATTGGCAATCAAAAATTACGAGCGTTCGCTTGAATTGAACCCCGGCAACGCGGGCGGGATTGAAGCATTGAAGAAGCTGCGCGAAAACAACGGCGCGGGTAAGCCCTGA
- a CDS encoding ABC transporter permease yields the protein MQTLLQDLRYGFRMLLKTPGLTAIAVLSLALGIGANTALFSIVDSMLLKMLPVKEPQRLVLFRSVAPREFSVGSYNGNSRTDEAGQRTMTSFAYQSYQRMRERESPLSDLIAFGNVGLNVSADGQADVASGQAVSGNYFIGLGVQPVLGRLLTDEDDKASASPVAVLSFRYWQQRFGGNAAVVGKAINLNNVAFTVIGITPPGFEGTMDVGSTQDVSVPLAWEPQLYTDRQRSNMSGAGSWWLRLMGRLKPGATAEQARAQLENAFHQSVLEHRTARQAQAKASGGNAINDLDPKLYPRLYLDPGAQGEMNSRQYYRPSLYMLLGVVGLVLLIACANVANLLLSRAAGRQKEIALRLALGASRWRLIRQLLTESVLLSAIGGALGLLFAVWIKDGLLAVNDWGGRGMRALEPQLDWRVLVFTLALSLLTGIIFGLAPAWRSTNVDLTPALKDSGRSSSTVARSLLSRGLVVAQVALSLLLLIGAGLFVRTLLNLQRVEPGFNTQNLLLFGLQPGLIGYKDEKLTQLYQQLTERLEAVPGVQAVTFSRMPLLAQGSSSRGVFLRSALSAQPDSEGRIKESGEGYIHQVRENFLTAMEIPLLAGRNLQPQDDANAPRVVVVNQTFANKYFPNESPIGKRFAFDFKKPDEIEIVGLAKDAKYTRQRDEVPPTAYTSWRQELRSMGGSTFEVRTNGDPNAAINAVRQAVRAVDVNLPLNNIKTQVAQADETLRMERLFAKLMTLFGLLAQQLAAIGLFGVMAYAVSQRTHEIGIRMALGAERRDVLRMILRQGMTLAVLGVILGLVGAYVLTKYLESWLNLSKMLFGVKVNDPLTYGVIATVLTLVALVACFIPAWRATKVDPMIALRYE from the coding sequence ATGCAAACGCTTCTGCAAGATTTGCGCTACGGTTTCCGCATGTTGCTAAAAACGCCCGGCCTCACCGCCATCGCGGTGCTTTCGCTGGCGTTGGGCATCGGCGCGAATACGGCGCTGTTCAGCATCGTGGATTCGATGCTGTTAAAGATGCTGCCGGTCAAAGAGCCACAGCGGCTGGTGCTGTTCCGCTCGGTCGCGCCGCGCGAATTCAGCGTGGGCAGTTACAACGGCAACTCGCGCACCGATGAAGCAGGCCAGCGCACGATGACGTCGTTTGCCTATCAGAGTTATCAGCGCATGCGCGAGCGCGAAAGTCCGCTCTCTGACCTCATCGCCTTTGGCAATGTAGGGCTGAACGTCAGCGCCGACGGGCAGGCCGATGTCGCCAGCGGGCAAGCCGTCTCAGGCAATTATTTTATCGGCCTCGGCGTGCAACCGGTGCTTGGACGCTTGTTGACGGATGAGGACGATAAGGCCTCGGCCAGCCCTGTGGCCGTGCTCAGTTTTCGGTATTGGCAACAGCGTTTCGGCGGCAACGCGGCGGTCGTCGGCAAAGCGATCAACCTCAACAACGTGGCGTTCACCGTCATCGGCATCACGCCGCCGGGCTTTGAGGGCACGATGGATGTAGGCTCGACGCAGGACGTGTCCGTCCCGCTGGCTTGGGAGCCACAGCTTTACACGGATCGCCAGCGGTCGAACATGAGCGGCGCGGGCAGTTGGTGGTTGCGCTTAATGGGCCGTTTGAAACCCGGCGCGACGGCGGAGCAGGCGCGCGCGCAGTTGGAAAATGCCTTTCATCAATCCGTCCTCGAACACCGCACCGCGCGGCAGGCGCAAGCCAAAGCGAGCGGCGGCAATGCGATCAATGATCTCGATCCGAAACTCTACCCGCGCCTCTACCTAGACCCCGGCGCGCAGGGCGAGATGAATTCGCGGCAGTATTACCGGCCTTCGCTGTATATGCTGCTGGGCGTCGTCGGGCTGGTGCTGCTGATTGCCTGTGCCAACGTGGCGAACCTGCTGCTGTCGCGCGCGGCGGGGCGGCAAAAAGAAATCGCGTTACGGCTGGCGCTGGGCGCGAGCCGCTGGCGCTTGATCCGCCAGTTGTTGACTGAGAGCGTGCTGCTTTCCGCTATTGGCGGCGCGCTGGGGTTGCTCTTTGCGGTTTGGATCAAAGACGGTTTGTTGGCGGTCAACGATTGGGGCGGACGCGGGATGCGCGCGCTCGAACCGCAACTGGATTGGCGCGTGCTGGTGTTCACGCTGGCCTTGTCGTTGCTGACCGGCATCATCTTTGGTTTGGCTCCGGCGTGGCGCAGCACGAACGTGGATTTGACGCCCGCACTCAAAGACAGCGGGCGCAGTTCGAGCACAGTCGCGCGTTCGCTGTTGAGCCGCGGCTTGGTTGTCGCCCAGGTCGCGCTGTCGTTGTTGCTGCTGATTGGCGCGGGGCTGTTTGTGCGCACGTTGCTCAATTTGCAACGTGTCGAACCGGGCTTCAACACGCAAAACCTGTTGCTGTTCGGTCTCCAACCGGGCCTGATCGGGTACAAAGACGAAAAGCTCACGCAGCTTTATCAGCAATTGACTGAGCGTCTGGAAGCGGTGCCCGGCGTGCAGGCCGTCACCTTTTCGCGCATGCCTTTGCTCGCACAGGGTTCTAGTTCTCGCGGTGTCTTCTTGCGCAGCGCCCTTTCTGCACAGCCTGATTCCGAAGGGCGCATCAAAGAAAGCGGCGAAGGATATATTCATCAGGTGCGCGAAAATTTTCTGACGGCGATGGAAATCCCACTGTTGGCGGGGCGCAATTTGCAACCGCAAGATGACGCCAACGCGCCGCGCGTGGTGGTCGTCAATCAAACCTTCGCCAATAAGTATTTCCCCAACGAAAGCCCCATCGGCAAACGCTTCGCCTTCGATTTCAAAAAACCGGACGAGATCGAAATCGTCGGCCTCGCCAAAGACGCCAAATACACGCGCCAACGCGATGAGGTACCGCCAACAGCCTATACCTCGTGGCGGCAGGAATTGCGTTCGATGGGCGGCTCGACTTTTGAGGTACGCACCAACGGCGATCCGAATGCCGCCATCAACGCCGTCCGCCAAGCCGTGCGTGCCGTGGACGTGAACCTGCCGCTCAACAACATCAAAACGCAGGTCGCCCAGGCCGATGAAACGCTGCGCATGGAACGCCTCTTCGCCAAGCTGATGACGTTGTTCGGCCTGCTCGCGCAACAACTCGCGGCCATCGGCTTGTTCGGCGTGATGGCCTACGCCGTCTCGCAACGCACGCACGAGATCGGCATTCGCATGGCGCTGGGCGCTGAGCGCCGCGATGTCCTGCGCATGATCTTGCGCCAAGGCATGACGCTGGCCGTGCTTGGCGTAATCCTCGGTCTGGTCGGCGCGTATGTGCTGACGAAATACCTGGAAAGCTGGCTGAACCTGTCGAAGATGCTGTTCGGCGTGAAGGTCAACGACCCGCTGACTTACGGCGTGATTGCCACAGTGTTGACGCTGGTGGCGCTGGTGGCGTGTTTTATTCCGGCGTGGCGGGCGACCAAGGTAGACCCGATGATTGCGCTGCGCTATGAGTGA
- a CDS encoding ABC transporter permease has translation MESLWKDVRFAVRSLLKRPGFTLLVLLTLALGIGANTAIFSVVNAVLLAPLPYRQPEQLVVLAAKNDKKGVTQQPVSYPNVKDWKEQNQVFAQLAGVRGESFSLTDRAEPERVAGLRVSVNILSLLGVQPVLGRDFSPEEEQPGRERVALIAYNLWQQRYAGNPQLVGQTLSLDGKAYTVIGILPRGLKQPGLTLPSVPPSGADVWIPLIPATSEQNRNFANIRVVARLKPDATFAQAQTEMNALAARLERQYPGINTDLGVEVTRLHDHLTGRVRRALWVLLGAVGCVLLIACANVANLLLARAPERQAEMALRAALGATRWRLLRQLLCECLALSVTGGLLGLMLAAFGVPLLTGLSASSIPRVEEIGISWPVLGFTLLMALLTGVIFGLAPALQTSGIQLVAALKEGKKGSLGGVRARRWLNGLVVAELALALVLLTGAGLMLRSFRAVNAVEPGFDPHNLLTLAVPLPTGSYKEQAQQLQFYERALPALKQLPGVLAAAGVFRLPVTGFATSIFTVQGQPVAPGQEPQADYRTVSFDYFRAIKMPLVRGRDFTERDNAQAADAVIINEELARRFFPNEDPVGKRLQVGEEKTRWREIVGVVANAKLAGLEAKTDPAIYLPFPQNTWPNALRNSFLIVRTAGDPNQSHAAIRAALRAIDPALPLAQWRTLEEILAESLAARRFNTALLSVFALIAGVLAAVGIYGTMSYLVTARTPELGLRMALGAQGRDVLRLIVGQGVWLVALGVTSGLLASLALTRLLGNLLFGVSGTDGLTFTAMAVLLAAVALLACYLPARRATKVDPLVALRCE, from the coding sequence ATGGAAAGTTTATGGAAAGACGTGCGTTTTGCCGTGCGCAGTTTGCTCAAACGGCCTGGCTTCACGTTGCTTGTGTTATTGACGCTGGCGCTCGGCATTGGCGCGAACACGGCGATTTTCAGCGTCGTCAATGCCGTGCTGCTGGCGCCGCTGCCATATCGGCAGCCCGAACAACTGGTGGTGCTGGCGGCGAAGAACGACAAAAAAGGCGTAACCCAACAGCCCGTTTCATATCCGAACGTCAAGGACTGGAAAGAGCAGAATCAGGTCTTTGCGCAACTGGCCGGGGTGCGCGGCGAATCGTTCAGCTTGACGGATCGCGCTGAGCCGGAGCGCGTCGCCGGGCTGCGCGTCAGCGTCAACATTTTGTCGTTGCTGGGCGTGCAGCCGGTGCTGGGCCGCGATTTTTCGCCTGAAGAAGAACAGCCGGGGCGGGAGAGAGTCGCGCTGATTGCTTACAACCTGTGGCAACAACGGTACGCGGGCAACCCGCAGTTGGTGGGGCAAACGCTGAGCCTGGATGGCAAGGCCTACACTGTGATTGGCATTCTCCCGCGCGGGTTAAAACAGCCGGGACTGACGCTGCCCAGCGTGCCGCCGTCGGGCGCGGATGTCTGGATTCCGCTAATTCCGGCAACCAGCGAACAAAACCGCAACTTCGCCAATATACGCGTGGTTGCGCGGCTGAAGCCGGACGCGACATTCGCACAAGCGCAAACGGAAATGAACGCGCTCGCCGCCCGGCTGGAACGGCAATACCCCGGCATCAACACAGATTTGGGCGTAGAGGTGACGCGCTTGCACGATCATTTGACCGGGCGGGTACGGCGCGCGTTGTGGGTCTTGCTGGGCGCGGTCGGTTGTGTGTTGCTGATTGCCTGCGCCAATGTGGCGAATCTGCTGCTGGCGCGCGCGCCGGAACGGCAAGCCGAAATGGCGCTGCGGGCGGCGCTCGGCGCAACCCGTTGGCGCTTGCTGCGGCAGTTGCTGTGCGAATGTCTGGCGCTGAGCGTGACGGGCGGTTTACTGGGGTTGATGCTGGCGGCCTTTGGCGTGCCGCTCTTGACCGGGTTGAGCGCCAGCAGCATCCCACGCGTCGAAGAGATCGGCATCAGTTGGCCGGTGCTGGGCTTTACGTTATTGATGGCCTTGTTGACGGGCGTCATTTTCGGACTGGCGCCCGCGCTGCAAACGTCAGGCATTCAACTGGTCGCGGCCTTGAAGGAGGGCAAAAAGGGCAGCCTGGGCGGCGTGCGTGCGCGGCGCTGGCTAAATGGCTTGGTCGTGGCCGAGTTGGCGTTGGCGCTGGTGTTGCTGACTGGCGCGGGGTTGATGCTGCGCAGCTTCCGCGCGGTCAACGCCGTTGAGCCGGGTTTCGATCCGCACAATTTGCTGACCTTGGCGGTGCCGTTGCCAACTGGCAGTTACAAGGAGCAGGCGCAGCAATTGCAGTTTTACGAACGCGCGCTGCCGGCGTTGAAGCAGTTGCCGGGTGTGCTGGCGGCGGCGGGCGTGTTTCGCCTTCCGGTCACCGGCTTCGCCACGAGCATCTTTACCGTGCAAGGGCAGCCGGTCGCGCCGGGACAAGAGCCACAAGCGGATTACCGCACGGTGAGTTTCGATTATTTCCGCGCCATCAAGATGCCGCTGGTGCGGGGCCGCGACTTTACCGAACGCGACAACGCCCAGGCCGCCGATGCCGTGATCATCAACGAAGAATTGGCGCGGCGTTTCTTTCCGAATGAAGACCCGGTGGGCAAACGCCTGCAAGTCGGCGAGGAAAAGACGCGCTGGCGTGAGATCGTCGGCGTCGTCGCCAATGCCAAACTGGCGGGTTTGGAGGCCAAGACCGACCCGGCGATCTATCTGCCCTTTCCGCAAAACACCTGGCCGAACGCCTTGCGCAACAGCTTCCTGATCGTGCGGACGGCGGGCGATCCGAATCAGTCTCACGCGGCGATTCGGGCGGCGTTGCGCGCAATTGATCCGGCGCTGCCATTGGCGCAGTGGCGCACGCTGGAAGAGATTCTGGCCGAATCGCTCGCCGCGCGGCGTTTCAATACGGCCTTGTTGTCAGTCTTTGCGCTCATCGCGGGCGTGCTGGCGGCGGTCGGCATTTACGGCACGATGTCGTATCTGGTGACAGCGCGCACACCGGAACTCGGCTTGCGCATGGCGCTGGGCGCGCAAGGCCGCGACGTGTTGCGGCTGATCGTCGGGCAAGGCGTGTGGCTGGTGGCGCTGGGCGTAACGAGCGGACTGCTGGCATCGCTGGCGCTGACGCGGCTGCTGGGCAATTTGCTGTTTGGCGTGAGCGGAACGGATGGGCTGACGTTCACGGCCATGGCGGTCTTGCTGGCGGCGGTGGCGCTGCTGGCGTGTTACCTTCCGGCACGGCGCGCGACCAAGGTAGACCCGTTGGTCGCGTTACGGTGTGAATAA
- a CDS encoding ABC transporter permease — protein sequence MQPLWQDLRYGARMLMKRPGFTLIAVLTLALGIGANTAIFSVVNGVLLRPLPFKEPRQLVRVYTEFPTMNLRKFWVSPPEFLDIQREAKSWESIGVWSAGGVNVAATGEPFRVTSTRLTRSLLDTLGVSPLLGRSFVAEEERPNGPRAALIAHSLWQRAFGSQADIIGKQLRINNQPFTVVGVMPPGYAFPPGTNDPAEVFVPFQFDPANPGGRGSHFLNVIGRLKSGVSIQQARNEIENLEAGWRSENRAQHLLSSPRHPVLMFPLHDDVVGGARPAVLMLLGAVAFVLLIACANVASLLLARAEARHREFAVRLALGAGRGRMLRQFLAEGVLLVLLGVLFGVGLAQFGLKVIMAAAPDSVPRTGEIAIDLPVLAFTLGVSVLAVFIFALAPLAQLREHNLAGWLHGASLRSTSGGGSGSQMLRKGLVITEIALAVILVVGSGLMIRAFWKLQNVELGFNPLHTLSFNLSLPSSAYPPAVEQRFSQSLVEKLSALPGVQSAAMAGGLPPLRPINANDTMIEGFISTPDGPAQNVDYWNYVSEDYFKTLGIRLQAGRTFDLADRNESAQRVVVINQNLARRFWPNLKDSLIGKRLAPGGPGQPNWFTIIGIVEDTKNIGVDKPAGTELYFLDQQVNTLFNGINNRSFVLRVAGDPLQVAGAVRAAVRELDPSLPLYDLKPLSDLVADALVRPRFLSLLLGAFSVMALTLAAVGIYGVMSYAVSQRTPEIGIRMALGARSTDVLKMVLGQGSKLAVAGIGIGLAGAFALTRVMSTLLFEVSVTDPLTYAAVVALLAVVALLACWVPARRATKVDPLIALRSE from the coding sequence ATGCAACCACTTTGGCAAGACTTGCGCTACGGCGCGCGAATGTTGATGAAACGGCCCGGCTTCACCTTGATTGCCGTGCTGACGCTGGCGCTAGGGATCGGCGCGAATACGGCGATTTTCAGCGTCGTCAATGGCGTGTTGCTGCGCCCGCTGCCCTTCAAAGAGCCGCGGCAGTTGGTGCGCGTCTACACTGAATTCCCCACCATGAACTTGCGCAAGTTCTGGGTGTCGCCGCCAGAGTTTTTAGACATTCAAAGAGAAGCCAAGTCTTGGGAATCCATCGGCGTGTGGTCGGCGGGCGGCGTGAATGTGGCAGCGACAGGCGAGCCGTTTCGCGTGACCTCGACACGCCTGACGCGCAGCCTGCTGGATACGCTGGGCGTGTCGCCGCTGCTGGGTCGCAGCTTTGTGGCTGAAGAAGAGCGCCCAAATGGCCCGCGCGCGGCCCTCATCGCGCACAGCCTGTGGCAACGGGCATTTGGCAGCCAGGCCGACATCATTGGCAAACAACTGCGCATCAACAACCAACCCTTCACGGTCGTCGGCGTGATGCCGCCAGGGTACGCGTTTCCGCCCGGCACCAACGATCCGGCAGAAGTCTTCGTGCCCTTCCAATTCGATCCCGCCAATCCGGGCGGACGCGGCAGCCACTTCCTCAATGTGATTGGCCGTTTGAAGTCCGGCGTGAGCATTCAACAGGCGCGCAACGAAATCGAAAATCTCGAAGCCGGTTGGAGAAGCGAGAACCGCGCCCAGCATTTGCTCAGTTCCCCCAGGCATCCGGTGTTGATGTTCCCGCTGCACGATGATGTCGTCGGCGGCGCGCGGCCCGCTGTGCTGATGTTGCTGGGCGCAGTCGCCTTTGTCTTGCTGATTGCCTGCGCCAATGTCGCCAGCCTGTTGCTGGCGCGAGCCGAAGCGCGGCATCGCGAATTCGCCGTGCGCTTGGCGTTGGGCGCGGGGCGCGGGCGTATGCTGCGGCAGTTCCTGGCCGAAGGCGTGTTGCTGGTGTTGCTGGGCGTGCTGTTTGGCGTGGGGCTGGCCCAATTCGGTTTGAAAGTGATTATGGCCGCCGCACCCGACAGCGTGCCGCGCACGGGCGAAATCGCGATTGATCTGCCGGTGCTGGCTTTTACGCTCGGCGTGTCCGTGCTGGCGGTATTCATCTTTGCGCTGGCCCCGCTGGCGCAGTTGCGCGAGCACAATCTGGCCGGTTGGCTGCACGGCGCGAGCTTGCGATCCACCAGCGGAGGGGGCAGCGGCAGTCAGATGTTGCGCAAAGGTCTGGTGATTACTGAAATCGCGCTGGCGGTGATTCTGGTTGTCGGCTCAGGTTTGATGATTCGCGCCTTCTGGAAATTGCAAAACGTAGAGTTGGGCTTCAACCCGTTGCACACACTCTCCTTCAACTTGTCGCTACCTTCGAGCGCCTATCCGCCCGCGGTTGAACAGCGTTTCTCGCAATCGTTGGTCGAGAAACTTTCCGCCTTACCCGGTGTGCAAAGCGCCGCAATGGCGGGCGGGTTGCCGCCGCTGCGCCCGATTAACGCCAACGACACGATGATCGAAGGTTTCATCTCCACGCCCGACGGCCCGGCGCAAAACGTGGATTACTGGAACTACGTCAGCGAGGATTATTTCAAAACGCTGGGCATTCGTTTGCAAGCCGGGCGCACCTTTGATCTCGCGGACCGCAACGAAAGCGCCCAGCGCGTCGTCGTCATCAATCAAAACCTGGCACGGCGATTCTGGCCCAATCTTAAAGACAGCCTTATCGGCAAACGCCTCGCTCCCGGTGGGCCGGGGCAGCCCAACTGGTTCACCATCATCGGCATCGTCGAAGACACTAAAAACATCGGCGTGGACAAACCCGCCGGCACCGAACTTTACTTTTTAGATCAACAGGTCAACACGCTGTTCAACGGCATCAACAATCGCAGCTTCGTCTTGCGCGTCGCGGGCGACCCGCTGCAAGTGGCGGGCGCGGTGCGCGCCGCTGTGCGCGAACTTGACCCGTCGCTGCCGCTCTATGACTTAAAACCGCTTTCCGATTTAGTCGCCGACGCGCTGGTCAGGCCGCGCTTCCTCTCGCTGTTGCTCGGCGCGTTTTCAGTGATGGCGTTGACGCTGGCCGCCGTAGGGATTTATGGCGTGATGTCTTACGCCGTCTCGCAACGCACGCCGGAAATCGGCATTCGCATGGCGCTGGGCGCGCGTTCGACCGACGTGCTGAAGATGGTGCTGGGACAAGGTTCCAAACTGGCTGTCGCCGGCATCGGCATCGGGTTGGCCGGGGCTTTTGCGCTGACGCGCGTGATGTCTACGTTGCTGTTTGAGGTCAGTGTGACCGACCCGCTGACGTATGCCGCCGTCGTCGCGTTGCTGGCGGTCGTGGCGTTGTTGGCGTGTTGGGTGCCCGCGCGGCGCGCCACGAAGGTTGATCCATTGATCGCGTTGCGCAGTGAGTAA